CAATCGCTGATAACTATACTTGACTATAGCTGTACGGTCAGCCGCCCTGGTAATAGCGCCGGATATGGCCACACCATACAGCCCGGCATCCATAAGCGAAGCAATATCTTCGGGTAATACACCGCCAATGCCTATAATCGGCACCGACATATTTGCAGCACGCATTTGTTTCATGATATCCTTTAGTCCCTCCAAACCTAAAATGGGGCTAAGCTTTGCTTTAGTTGTTGTGAAACGGTAAGGGCCGCAACCGATATAATCAACGCCTTCGGCCACCCTTTGCCTGATATGCTGAAAGGTATTAGCCGTTCCGCCGATGATCATTTGCCGACCGA
The genomic region above belongs to Mucilaginibacter sp. KACC 22773 and contains:
- a CDS encoding thiamine phosphate synthase, which produces MIDKLHYISQQPENGSHLTAIRQALEAGCKWVQLRVKDEPAGVILEYAIEANKLCSQHGAKLIVNDHPEIALKAGAYGVHLGLQDMSVAHARRIVGRQMIIGGTANTFQHIRQRVAEGVDYIGCGPYRFTTTKAKLSPILGLEGLKDIMKQMRAANMSVPIIGIGGVLPEDIASLMDAGLYGVAISGAITRAADRTAIVKYSYQRLNTPSINELI